A window of Bacillus toyonensis BCT-7112 genomic DNA:
GGATCCTGCAACGGGAAGAGTTTTTGAATATGCTGGAGATGCACGTGAGTTTACACCATACGCTGTGAATACAAAGCGTTCAAGATTAGAACAAGAAGTGAATATTGATTTTTATAAAAGAGAAATTTTCACATATGCAGATGCTTGTATCGTCACTGTGAAAATTACAAATCCAGATGGCTCAATTGAGTATCAAAAAGGAGAAACAAGTACAGAAAACATTGTATGTACAAATATTGTATGGAGTGAAGATGAAGTTTCGTTTGAAATGAGAGCAAGTGCAAGCAATCCGTTAAATGCGGCAGCACCTGCAGCTGATTATTTTTTGACTATACGAGTTAATGAACGTGGCGCTGTGCACGTTGAAGGTTTACATGATGGTTTCCCTTGCTATGAATTTTATAAACAAGTAGATTT
This region includes:
- a CDS encoding DUF3238 domain-containing protein; the encoded protein is MVNIVKIRGSVFAPYVSLKPIQDPATGRVFEYAGDAREFTPYAVNTKRSRLEQEVNIDFYKREIFTYADACIVTVKITNPDGSIEYQKGETSTENIVCTNIVWSEDEVSFEMRASASNPLNAAAPAADYFLTIRVNERGAVHVEGLHDGFPCYEFYKQVDFGSFELIYTHDFRKTDDTPAALAGEMEYSFKTII